Proteins from a single region of Novosphingobium sp. CECT 9465:
- the ppdK gene encoding pyruvate, phosphate dikinase — MSAYVFHFGGGAVSTEARAKDKTIVGGKGSNLAEMAGIGLPVPPGFTITTEVCTYYNANGKTFDDALRAGVADGVKHVEAATGRVFGDPVNPLLVSVRSGARVSMPGMMDTVLNLGLNDQTVEGLAAGSGDARFAWDSYRRFVQMYSDVVLGLDHHRFEDALEIVKEDNGFFNDVELGAEHWQALVGEYKAIVEEQLGRPFPQDVHEQLWGAIGAVFDSWESDRAKVYRRLNDIPADWGTAVNVQAMVFGNMGETSATGVAFTRDPATGERAYYGEWLVNAQGEDVVAGIRTPQYLTKAARDRAGAKQLSMEEAMPAAYGELAAVFDLLEKHYTDMQDIEFTVEQGKLWMLQTRAGKRTAKAALKMAVDMVGEGLIDEATAIRRIDPMALDQLLHPTLDPRAVRDVLTKGLPASPGAASGAVVFDADTAQTLAERGDAVILVRVETSPEDIHGMHAARGILTARGGMTSHAAVVARGMGRPCVSGASALSIDMASRTARIGNREIREGDVITLDGSNGDVMAGKVATVEPELVGDFGTLMVWADKHRRMKVRTNAETPLDCQVARQFGAEGIGLCRTEHMFFDAGRISAVREMILADDEAGRRKALAKLLPEQRSDFQSIFEVMAGLPVTIRLLDPPLHEFLPHADAEFADLAAVTGLGVDHLKRRAGELHEFNPMLGHRGCRLGITFPEIYEMQARAIFEAACDVAEKSGDAPIPEVMIPLVATRKELEILRALVDRVALEVFAEKGRTLEYMVGTMIELPRAALMAGEIAEEAKFFSFGTNDLTQTTLGVSRDDAARFLNPYVDQGIYPRDPFVSLDIEGVGQLVELAAERGRKTRPDLKLGICGEHGGDPASIAFCEKTGLDYVSASPYRVPIARLAAAQAALG; from the coding sequence ATGAGCGCATACGTATTCCATTTCGGCGGTGGTGCAGTTTCAACCGAAGCGCGCGCCAAGGACAAGACAATTGTCGGTGGCAAGGGATCGAACCTTGCCGAAATGGCCGGGATCGGACTGCCGGTGCCACCGGGGTTCACCATCACGACTGAAGTCTGCACCTATTACAACGCCAATGGAAAGACGTTTGATGATGCATTGCGCGCGGGCGTTGCCGATGGCGTGAAGCATGTCGAGGCGGCAACGGGCCGCGTGTTCGGCGATCCGGTCAATCCGTTGCTGGTTTCCGTCCGTTCGGGCGCGCGCGTTTCGATGCCGGGCATGATGGACACTGTGCTCAACCTTGGCCTGAACGATCAGACGGTTGAAGGCCTTGCCGCCGGATCGGGCGATGCCCGCTTTGCCTGGGACAGTTACCGCCGCTTTGTGCAGATGTATTCGGACGTGGTGCTGGGTCTCGATCATCACAGGTTTGAAGATGCGCTCGAAATCGTCAAGGAAGACAATGGCTTCTTCAACGACGTTGAGCTTGGTGCCGAGCATTGGCAGGCGCTGGTCGGCGAATACAAGGCGATTGTCGAGGAGCAGCTTGGCCGCCCGTTCCCGCAGGACGTTCACGAACAGTTGTGGGGCGCCATCGGTGCGGTTTTCGATTCATGGGAATCGGACCGCGCGAAGGTCTATCGCCGGTTGAACGATATTCCCGCCGATTGGGGCACCGCTGTCAACGTGCAGGCCATGGTCTTCGGCAACATGGGCGAAACTTCGGCCACTGGCGTTGCCTTCACCCGCGATCCGGCGACGGGCGAGCGCGCCTACTATGGCGAATGGCTGGTCAATGCGCAGGGCGAGGACGTGGTTGCCGGCATCCGCACCCCGCAATACCTGACCAAGGCCGCACGAGACCGCGCCGGGGCCAAGCAATTGTCGATGGAAGAGGCAATGCCTGCCGCCTACGGTGAACTGGCCGCGGTTTTCGACCTGCTGGAAAAGCACTACACCGACATGCAGGACATCGAATTCACCGTTGAGCAGGGCAAGCTGTGGATGCTGCAAACCCGCGCGGGCAAGCGCACCGCCAAGGCTGCGCTGAAGATGGCGGTGGACATGGTGGGCGAAGGCCTGATCGACGAGGCAACCGCGATCCGTCGGATCGATCCGATGGCGCTCGACCAGCTGCTTCATCCCACGCTCGATCCCAGGGCTGTACGCGATGTGCTGACCAAAGGCCTGCCAGCCTCGCCCGGCGCAGCATCGGGCGCGGTGGTGTTCGATGCGGATACCGCACAAACGCTGGCCGAACGCGGCGATGCCGTGATCCTCGTCCGAGTTGAGACTTCACCTGAAGATATCCACGGAATGCACGCTGCGCGCGGCATTCTTACCGCGCGTGGCGGGATGACCAGTCACGCTGCCGTGGTGGCGCGCGGCATGGGTCGTCCGTGCGTTTCGGGTGCGTCGGCGCTGTCGATCGACATGGCCAGCCGCACCGCGCGCATCGGCAATCGCGAGATCAGGGAGGGCGACGTAATCACGCTCGACGGATCGAACGGCGATGTGATGGCGGGCAAGGTCGCAACGGTAGAGCCTGAACTTGTCGGCGATTTCGGAACGCTGATGGTCTGGGCAGACAAGCACCGCCGCATGAAAGTGCGTACCAACGCCGAAACCCCGCTCGATTGCCAGGTTGCGCGCCAGTTTGGCGCAGAGGGCATCGGCCTTTGCCGCACCGAGCACATGTTCTTCGATGCGGGCCGCATTTCGGCTGTGCGCGAGATGATCCTTGCCGACGATGAAGCGGGCCGCCGCAAGGCGCTCGCCAAGCTGCTGCCCGAACAGCGCAGTGATTTCCAGTCAATCTTCGAGGTCATGGCCGGGCTTCCGGTAACGATCCGCCTGCTCGATCCGCCGCTGCATGAATTCCTTCCCCATGCCGACGCTGAATTTGCAGACCTTGCCGCGGTAACCGGGCTGGGGGTCGATCACCTCAAGCGTCGCGCCGGGGAACTGCATGAATTCAATCCCATGCTGGGTCATCGCGGATGCCGTCTGGGGATCACCTTCCCGGAAATTTATGAGATGCAGGCGCGCGCCATTTTCGAAGCGGCGTGTGACGTGGCTGAAAAGAGCGGTGATGCGCCGATCCCCGAAGTGATGATTCCGCTTGTCGCCACGCGCAAGGAACTGGAAATCCTGCGCGCGCTGGTGGACCGCGTTGCGCTGGAAGTGTTTGCCGAGAAGGGCCGGACGCTCGAATACATGGTCGGCACCATGATCGAACTGCCGCGCGCTGCGTTGATGGCGGGCGAAATTGCCGAAGAGGCAAAGTTCTTTTCGTTTGGCACCAATGATTTGACGCAGACAACTCTTGGCGTTTCGAGGGATGATGCCGCCCGCTTCCTTAACCCTTACGTCGATCAGGGCATCTATCCGCGCGATCCGTTCGTCAGCCTTGACATCGAAGGGGTAGGCCAACTGGTTGAACTGGCGGCAGAGCGCGGCCGCAAGACGCGGCCTGACCTGAAACTGGGCATCTGCGGCGAACACGGCGGCGATCCCGCCTCGATCGCATTCTGTGAGAAGACCGGTCTCGATTACGTGTCGGCCAGCCCCTATCGCGTACCGATTGCGCGCCTTGCGGCGGCGCAGGCCGCACTGGGCTGA